A region from the Diadema setosum chromosome 17, eeDiaSeto1, whole genome shotgun sequence genome encodes:
- the LOC140241011 gene encoding D-dopachrome decarboxylase-like, translated as MPVVEIVTNVPAESAPAGLVGRAAKVVSEMMDKPLPAVTVCLRHETMFRIGSDDPCAMIFIASVEAFNDHDNNRRYSKELIDFAATELNVPAARVNLLMQNLSRWQIGLPGGKLLGDRMKEN; from the exons ATGCCTGTTGTTGAGATTGTCACGAATGTTCCCGCCGAAAGTGCCCCAGCTGGACTCGTCGGACGGGCAGCTAAGGTCGTCTCAGAAATGATGGACAAACCCCTTCCG GCCGTCACGGTCTGTCTACGTCACGAGACCATGTTCCGAATAGGGAGCGACGATCCGTGCGCCATGATCTTCATCGCCAGCGTCGAGGCCTTCAACGACCACGACAACAACCGAAGGTACAGCAAGGAGCTCATCGATTTCGCCGCCACAGAACTCAACGTCCCCGCCGCGAG AGTCAACCTTCTGatgcaaaatctctctagaTGGCAGATCGGTCTTCCTGGTGGCAAGTTGCTAGGCGACAGGATGAAGGAGAACTGA